The following proteins are co-located in the Candidatus Accumulibacter cognatus genome:
- a CDS encoding cation transporter encodes MASPPLKFYAWLSIAAALATLTLKGLAWLLTGSVGLLSDALESVVNLAGAVMALAMLTVAERPADEGHAFGHGKAEYFSSGFEGLLILLAAATIAIAAVERLLHPQQLEQIGLGLMVSVSASLINLVVGRILLLAGRRRRSITLEADAHHLLTDVWTSAGVILGVAGVAATGWLWLDPLLALLVASNIVWTAWRLLQRTTSGLMDGSLPQEQYALVLTILDRYRAQGIDYHALRTRESGARRFISLHVLVPGEWSIDRAHQLAENIERDIRQTLPHTSVFTHLEPLDDPASQDDINLDR; translated from the coding sequence ATGGCTTCGCCTCCACTCAAATTCTACGCATGGCTGTCGATCGCCGCAGCGCTCGCTACGCTCACGCTGAAGGGATTGGCCTGGCTACTGACAGGTTCAGTCGGCCTACTCTCGGATGCCCTCGAATCGGTGGTCAATCTGGCTGGCGCGGTGATGGCGCTGGCGATGCTGACGGTCGCCGAACGGCCCGCAGATGAGGGACACGCCTTTGGCCACGGCAAGGCCGAGTACTTCTCGAGTGGATTTGAAGGACTGCTGATCCTGCTTGCCGCTGCGACCATCGCCATTGCCGCGGTTGAACGCCTTCTTCATCCGCAGCAACTCGAGCAAATAGGGCTTGGACTGATGGTATCGGTGTCGGCCTCGCTGATCAATCTTGTCGTCGGCCGCATCCTGCTTCTTGCTGGTCGGCGTCGGCGATCGATCACCCTCGAGGCCGACGCACACCACCTGCTGACCGATGTCTGGACATCGGCAGGCGTGATTCTTGGCGTTGCCGGAGTGGCCGCCACGGGATGGCTGTGGCTCGACCCGCTACTGGCCCTGCTGGTCGCCAGCAATATCGTGTGGACTGCCTGGCGCCTGCTGCAACGTACGACCTCCGGGCTGATGGATGGCAGCCTGCCGCAGGAGCAGTACGCACTGGTACTCACCATCCTGGATCGGTACCGTGCGCAGGGCATCGACTATCATGCCTTGCGTACCCGCGAGTCCGGCGCGCGCCGCTTCATTTCCCTGCATGTTCTCGTACCGGGAGAGTGGAGCATCGACCGTGCTCATCAACTTGCCGAGAATATTGAACGCGATATTCGTCAAACACTCCCGCATACGTCGGTATTCACCCATCTCGAACCGCTGGACGATCCAGCCTCACAGGACGATATCAACCTTGACCGCTAG
- the rsmB gene encoding 16S rRNA (cytosine(967)-C(5))-methyltransferase RsmB, which translates to MHVLSSVSDDLAIARHRAKLVGSQIATKFPALPSTSSPSPRALRVRKPTLPENGSSPCLDGPAPSTLAPDSLALSLSLAARVMARVHAGQSLTQALAILGKTEPAARAAAQDVVYGSLRRYGCGEFILRRLLQRSLPHPEVQALLLGALYRLQTRPESGYMVVDQAVAAASELAGGGFKGLVNGVLRNYLRQREVLHAAMLDDDEAAQQHPGWWLARLRRCYPESWQNIVAVGNLPPPMTLRVNRRRATLTDYATRLQNAGLSARTAGGDALILAKPVSVDALPGFVDGLVSIQDFGAQRAVHLLAPLDGQRVLDACAAPGGKTGHLLEMADIQLLALDIDGNRTRRIEDNLQRLGLQAKVRVADCRATDQWWDGRPFESILVDVPCSASGVARRHPDIKYLRRESDIRRFARIQTEILDKLWPLLKPGGKLLYATCSVFPEENGAQIDAFLFRQPTARRLDEERLLPQEEHDGFYYALLRKAV; encoded by the coding sequence ATGCACGTATTATCGTCTGTCAGCGACGATCTCGCCATCGCCAGGCATCGTGCTAAACTCGTAGGATCCCAAATCGCAACCAAATTCCCGGCCTTGCCTTCCACTTCTTCCCCTTCGCCGCGCGCGCTGCGCGTGCGCAAACCAACGCTTCCTGAGAACGGTTCTTCACCGTGCCTGGACGGGCCGGCACCATCCACGCTTGCTCCGGATTCACTAGCTTTGAGCCTGTCGCTGGCGGCGCGGGTGATGGCACGCGTGCACGCCGGACAGAGCCTGACGCAGGCGCTGGCCATCCTCGGCAAAACGGAGCCAGCAGCCCGTGCTGCAGCCCAGGACGTGGTTTACGGCAGCTTGCGCCGGTACGGTTGTGGTGAGTTCATCCTGCGGCGCCTGCTGCAAAGATCGCTGCCGCATCCAGAAGTGCAGGCACTCCTGCTGGGAGCGCTGTACCGTTTGCAAACGCGTCCTGAATCCGGCTACATGGTGGTCGATCAGGCCGTGGCGGCGGCTAGCGAACTAGCGGGCGGCGGCTTCAAGGGTCTGGTGAATGGCGTGCTGCGAAATTATCTGCGCCAGCGAGAGGTCCTGCATGCAGCCATGCTCGATGATGATGAAGCCGCGCAACAGCATCCTGGCTGGTGGCTGGCACGTCTGCGGCGTTGTTATCCGGAGAGTTGGCAGAACATCGTTGCGGTCGGCAATCTCCCGCCACCGATGACCCTGCGTGTCAATCGGCGACGTGCCACGCTGACTGATTATGCAACACGTCTGCAGAACGCCGGTTTGTCGGCCCGGACGGCGGGAGGCGACGCACTGATCCTTGCCAAACCGGTCTCGGTCGATGCCTTGCCAGGATTCGTCGACGGACTGGTATCGATCCAGGATTTCGGCGCCCAACGTGCTGTACACCTCCTTGCACCCCTCGATGGCCAACGTGTACTCGACGCGTGTGCGGCACCAGGCGGAAAAACCGGGCATCTGCTTGAAATGGCGGACATCCAGCTGCTGGCGCTCGACATCGACGGCAATCGCACACGTCGAATCGAGGATAATTTGCAGCGCCTTGGCCTGCAGGCGAAGGTACGGGTAGCCGATTGTCGAGCGACCGATCAGTGGTGGGATGGCCGGCCGTTCGAGTCCATTCTTGTCGATGTGCCCTGCTCGGCGTCGGGCGTTGCGCGTCGGCACCCGGATATCAAATATCTGCGACGGGAGAGCGATATCAGACGCTTCGCTCGCATCCAGACTGAAATTCTTGACAAGCTTTGGCCACTGCTGAAACCGGGCGGCAAACTGCTCTACGCGACCTGTTCGGTTTTCCCAGAAGAGAACGGTGCGCAGATCGACGCCTTCCTCTTTCGCCAGCCAACCGCCAGGCGCCTGGACGAAGAAAGACTCCTGCCTCAGGAAGAACATGACGGATTCTATTATGCCTTGCTACGGAAAGCGGTTTAG
- a CDS encoding DUF4390 domain-containing protein, giving the protein MPCYGKRFSALLLGWLLSVSAGCWAADISVRNPNISAGDDGYTLAADFNINLNARLDEAIARGITLYFVVDFELSRSRWYWLDEQVISRSQTYQLSYHALTRQYRLSSGALHQSFTSLDDAQRILSRLRNWQVLDKGSLKVDQTYLAAVRMRLDLSQMPKTFQVNALANRDWNLSSDWARWNFTPVETTPFTAAGTPTLAAPGMDAK; this is encoded by the coding sequence ATGCCTTGCTACGGAAAGCGGTTTAGCGCCCTGCTCCTGGGATGGCTGCTGTCTGTTTCGGCTGGCTGTTGGGCTGCCGACATAAGCGTCCGCAACCCGAACATTTCCGCAGGCGACGACGGCTATACACTGGCCGCAGATTTCAACATCAATCTCAACGCCCGACTCGACGAGGCCATAGCCAGGGGCATTACCCTGTATTTTGTCGTCGATTTCGAGTTGAGTCGTTCGCGCTGGTACTGGCTGGACGAACAGGTGATCAGCCGCAGCCAAACTTATCAGCTTTCCTACCATGCGCTGACGCGCCAGTATCGTTTGTCGAGCGGTGCCTTGCACCAGAGCTTCACCTCGCTCGACGATGCGCAACGCATTCTATCGCGATTGCGTAACTGGCAGGTTCTCGACAAAGGATCGCTCAAGGTCGACCAGACTTATCTCGCCGCTGTGCGCATGCGTCTCGACCTGTCGCAGATGCCCAAGACCTTTCAGGTCAACGCCCTGGCCAACCGGGACTGGAACCTTTCTTCCGATTGGGCACGCTGGAACTTCACACCTGTCGAAACAACCCCATTCACAGCAGCAGGTACTCCGACCTTGGCGGCGCCTGGCATGGACGCCAAATGA
- a CDS encoding HAMP domain-containing protein: MKALIVAAASFGGILLFLLASASANTALFASHYPWLLGLNAIVALSLLALIAWQLQALWREHRAQVFGSRLKLRLMLMFGLMAVLPGVLIYAVSVQFVTKSIETWFDVRVEKALEAGLNLGRSALESLLEDLAVKGQAMAMELGERSEAQRRFELGRLREQNGVQSAALFSTSGELLATATGDLANRLPAQPSPEQLRRARSERRYTVIESNGEKDFSLHVLVPVAPHGLGAETRILQLTEPVPSALALNANSVQAVYADYQELSLGREGLTRIYAMTLTLTVLLALFTAIALAFVLARRLSAPLSILAEGTQAVAAGDYTPRQAIYSRDELGILTRSFKQMTSQLDEARRDNERHRAELEAARAYLESILANLSAGVLVFDRRFVLRTVNEGALTILVDDFAGLRGEVVAVWPRQQVLGQAIIDAFAEGQRTEWQEQIELEHPDGPPQILLLRGTQLPDESHGGYVVVFDDVTRLVAAQRSAAWGEVARRLAHEIKNPLTPIQLSAERLQMKLADRLGAADAEMLARSTQTIIMQVQAMKRMVNDFSDYARMPAPELAVVDLNVLVVEVLGLYETSRASIERNLAAGLPPVWGDTTQLRQIIHNLLRNAEEAQEAVDSPCIAISTRRSDHMVELLVSDLGPGFPPEIMARVFEPYVTTKARGTGLGLAIVKKIVDEHHGRIRINNRQPIGAEVSIMLPLAALPAPRRRASQLPSEV, translated from the coding sequence ATGAAAGCACTGATCGTTGCCGCAGCATCGTTTGGCGGCATCCTGCTGTTTCTTCTGGCATCGGCAAGCGCCAATACCGCGCTCTTCGCCAGTCACTACCCGTGGTTGCTCGGGTTGAACGCGATTGTTGCCCTGTCGCTGCTGGCGCTGATTGCCTGGCAATTACAAGCACTCTGGCGAGAACATCGGGCGCAGGTGTTCGGTTCGCGCCTCAAACTTCGCCTGATGTTGATGTTCGGTCTCATGGCTGTCTTGCCCGGGGTGCTGATTTACGCGGTGTCGGTACAGTTCGTCACCAAAAGCATTGAAACCTGGTTTGACGTTCGCGTCGAGAAGGCCCTTGAAGCAGGCCTGAATCTCGGTCGCAGTGCGCTTGAATCCTTGCTCGAAGACCTTGCGGTCAAAGGGCAGGCGATGGCGATGGAACTAGGTGAACGTTCGGAAGCGCAGCGGCGATTCGAGCTCGGTCGCTTGCGTGAGCAGAATGGAGTGCAATCTGCAGCCTTGTTTTCGACCAGTGGCGAGTTGCTGGCAACGGCCACGGGTGATCTCGCCAACCGGCTGCCCGCACAGCCGTCACCCGAACAGTTGCGTCGTGCGCGCAGCGAGCGCAGGTACACGGTCATTGAAAGCAATGGTGAGAAGGACTTCAGCCTGCATGTCCTGGTGCCCGTCGCGCCGCATGGGCTCGGCGCCGAAACGCGCATTCTGCAACTCACGGAGCCTGTACCGAGTGCGCTCGCACTAAATGCCAACAGTGTGCAGGCCGTGTATGCTGATTATCAAGAACTCTCCTTGGGGCGTGAAGGGCTGACCCGGATCTATGCGATGACCCTCACCCTTACCGTTCTTCTGGCGTTGTTCACCGCCATCGCGTTGGCCTTTGTGCTGGCCCGTCGTCTTTCGGCACCCCTGTCAATCCTCGCCGAGGGCACCCAGGCTGTGGCGGCTGGCGACTACACTCCTCGGCAGGCGATCTACAGCCGTGATGAACTGGGCATCCTGACGCGCTCATTCAAGCAGATGACCAGCCAGCTGGATGAGGCGCGACGCGATAACGAACGCCACCGCGCCGAGCTTGAAGCCGCACGCGCCTACCTGGAATCGATTCTGGCCAACCTGTCTGCCGGCGTCCTCGTCTTCGACCGGCGCTTCGTACTGCGGACGGTGAATGAGGGCGCACTGACCATCCTTGTTGACGACTTTGCCGGTCTGCGCGGGGAGGTTGTAGCAGTCTGGCCTCGCCAGCAGGTGTTGGGCCAGGCCATCATTGATGCCTTTGCCGAGGGCCAACGCACGGAATGGCAGGAGCAGATCGAGCTTGAGCATCCCGATGGCCCACCACAGATCCTGCTCCTGCGAGGGACTCAGCTCCCGGATGAATCGCACGGTGGCTATGTCGTTGTTTTCGACGATGTGACGCGACTCGTCGCCGCCCAGCGCAGTGCCGCGTGGGGTGAAGTGGCCAGGCGGCTGGCGCATGAGATCAAGAACCCCTTGACGCCGATTCAGTTATCCGCCGAGCGTCTGCAAATGAAGCTTGCCGACCGGCTCGGCGCTGCCGATGCCGAGATGCTCGCTCGCTCGACCCAAACCATCATCATGCAGGTGCAGGCGATGAAGCGGATGGTCAATGACTTCAGCGATTATGCGCGCATGCCCGCGCCCGAACTGGCGGTAGTCGACCTCAACGTACTGGTCGTCGAAGTGCTCGGTCTCTACGAGACTTCACGCGCCTCGATCGAACGGAATCTCGCCGCCGGACTGCCTCCGGTTTGGGGAGACACCACCCAGTTGAGGCAGATCATCCACAATCTGCTGCGCAACGCCGAAGAGGCGCAGGAGGCCGTAGATTCACCCTGTATCGCGATCAGCACACGCCGTTCCGATCATATGGTCGAACTGCTGGTGAGTGATCTGGGACCAGGTTTTCCACCCGAAATCATGGCGCGAGTCTTCGAGCCCTATGTCACGACCAAGGCACGCGGTACCGGCCTGGGCCTGGCGATCGTCAAGAAGATCGTTGATGAGCATCATGGCCGCATCAGGATCAACAATCGTCAGCCAATCGGTGCCGAGGTCAGCATCATGTTGCCGCTGGCAGCTCTGCCGGCACCCCGGCGACGCGCAAGCCAACTTCCTTCCGAGGTCTGA
- a CDS encoding sigma-54-dependent Fis family transcriptional regulator: protein MAQILIVDDEMGIRELLSEILADEGHSVWLAENAAAARKLRTDKRPDLVLLDIWMPDTDGISLLKEWSAGGLLTMPVVMMSGHGTIDSAVEATRIGATDFLEKPIALQKLLLTVKKALKHETVMLKKPLTLDAFARSPLLKDLKKRLEQAAAKTSVLLLKSASGSIAEICARTLQTHRAPWLDLSTSSAPLTQEMLQNASGGIVFISDLAQLGKLQQMNLIFALERLERHNLQLVAASTRQLANLVDAGWDPGLVNRLGEVWVALPQISGHADDVPEIATMLLAHLAERGEVPLRHFSSGAQNSLRLHHWHGEWAELLTTVKNLALSALDEEISADDVARILQIEGGQIGASTPLPAIFFDQPLREAREAFERMYFEYHLTGERGSMTRLAEKTGLERTHLYRKLKQLGLNVGRRGDERE from the coding sequence ATGGCGCAAATACTGATCGTCGATGACGAAATGGGAATTCGCGAATTGCTGTCCGAGATTCTGGCCGATGAAGGCCACTCGGTGTGGTTGGCCGAGAACGCTGCTGCGGCGCGCAAGTTGCGCACCGATAAACGGCCCGATCTGGTCCTGCTGGACATCTGGATGCCCGATACCGATGGAATTTCACTGCTCAAGGAGTGGTCTGCGGGCGGCCTTCTGACGATGCCGGTGGTGATGATGTCGGGTCATGGTACGATCGACTCTGCAGTCGAGGCGACGCGCATTGGCGCCACCGATTTTCTCGAAAAACCGATCGCTCTGCAAAAGCTGCTGCTCACTGTCAAGAAAGCGCTCAAACACGAAACGGTGATGCTCAAGAAACCGTTGACGCTCGATGCTTTCGCTCGCTCCCCATTGCTCAAGGATCTCAAGAAGCGCCTCGAGCAGGCTGCAGCGAAAACCTCGGTACTGCTCCTCAAGAGTGCCTCCGGCAGCATCGCCGAAATTTGCGCGCGAACCTTGCAGACACACCGGGCACCCTGGCTGGATCTGTCGACATCGAGCGCGCCGTTGACGCAGGAAATGCTGCAGAACGCTAGCGGCGGTATCGTTTTCATCTCCGATCTAGCACAGCTCGGAAAGCTGCAGCAGATGAATCTGATCTTTGCGCTTGAAAGGCTCGAAAGACACAATCTGCAGTTGGTTGCTGCGTCGACCCGGCAACTGGCAAACCTGGTCGACGCCGGCTGGGATCCGGGGCTGGTCAATCGCCTGGGTGAAGTCTGGGTAGCGCTACCACAGATCTCAGGCCACGCCGACGACGTTCCCGAGATTGCCACCATGTTGCTGGCCCATCTTGCCGAGCGTGGCGAGGTCCCGCTCAGGCATTTCTCCAGCGGCGCCCAGAACTCACTCCGTTTGCACCATTGGCACGGTGAGTGGGCAGAACTGCTGACGACCGTCAAGAATCTCGCACTCTCGGCGCTCGACGAAGAAATCAGTGCCGATGACGTCGCCCGTATCCTGCAGATCGAGGGCGGACAGATCGGTGCCTCTACACCCCTGCCGGCGATTTTTTTCGATCAACCGCTGCGCGAAGCCCGCGAGGCCTTCGAAAGGATGTATTTCGAATATCACCTGACCGGCGAACGCGGTAGTATGACGCGTTTGGCAGAAAAGACCGGCCTTGAACGCACCCACCTTTACCGCAAGTTGAAGCAACTTGGGCTCAATGTTGGCCGGCGTGGTGACGAGCGCGAGTAA
- the trkA gene encoding Trk system potassium transporter TrkA: MHIVILGAGQVGASVAESLVSENNDITVVDSDHERLAHLQDRLDLQTVVGNAAHPSVLANAGLRDADLLIAVTQSDQTNLVACKVAHSIFNVPARIARLRARDFLDSEKLLSSENFAVDYALCPEQVITEYIARLVDFPEALQVLSFGGGRLALVAVRAYAGGLLVGRPIKDMSDHLPAGIEGRIAAIFRRDGAITPTGETIIEDGDEVFLLAAEEHIRTMMRELRRSLEPVRRVMIAGGGNIGLRVAQALESKCEVKVVELDRRRAEFVASALKSVLVLSGDATDEELLQQEAIDEMDLFLALTNDDEDNIMAGSLAKRMGSKRVVALINRRAYAELVQGGPIDIAISPAQVSIGTLLTYVRHGDVAQVHSLRRGAAEALEIVAHGEQKNSKVVGRRIGELPEIAGAFIAAIVRDLDKSQEVGFFGLARQKQMGHVLIAHKDVMIESGDHVIVFCLDKKVVKQVEKLFAVGFHFF, translated from the coding sequence ATGCACATCGTCATTCTCGGTGCTGGCCAGGTAGGTGCCAGCGTTGCCGAAAGTCTCGTCTCTGAAAACAACGACATCACGGTGGTCGATAGCGATCATGAACGGCTGGCGCATTTGCAAGATCGCCTTGACTTGCAGACGGTGGTTGGCAACGCGGCGCATCCATCGGTCTTGGCAAATGCCGGTTTGCGTGACGCCGATCTGCTGATCGCCGTTACGCAGAGCGATCAGACCAATCTCGTTGCTTGCAAGGTGGCACACAGCATCTTCAACGTTCCGGCGCGGATCGCCCGGCTGCGTGCTCGCGACTTCCTGGACAGTGAAAAGCTGTTGTCCTCGGAAAATTTCGCTGTCGATTATGCCTTGTGTCCAGAACAGGTCATCACCGAGTATATTGCGCGCCTGGTCGATTTTCCAGAAGCATTGCAGGTTCTGAGTTTTGGCGGCGGCCGTCTGGCGCTCGTCGCCGTTCGTGCCTACGCTGGTGGCCTGCTGGTTGGGCGCCCGATCAAGGATATGTCCGATCATCTGCCGGCGGGAATCGAAGGGCGCATCGCGGCGATCTTTCGTCGCGATGGGGCAATCACGCCGACCGGCGAAACGATCATCGAAGATGGAGATGAAGTCTTCCTGCTGGCAGCCGAAGAACATATCCGGACCATGATGAGAGAACTCCGGCGCTCTCTGGAGCCTGTCCGGCGGGTGATGATCGCCGGCGGTGGCAATATCGGGCTACGTGTCGCCCAGGCGCTCGAGAGCAAGTGCGAGGTAAAGGTTGTCGAACTTGACCGCCGCCGAGCTGAGTTTGTCGCCTCCGCTCTAAAATCGGTGCTGGTACTCAGCGGTGACGCCACCGACGAGGAGTTGTTGCAGCAGGAAGCGATCGATGAAATGGATCTCTTCCTGGCGCTCACCAACGACGATGAAGATAATATCATGGCCGGGTCGCTTGCCAAGCGGATGGGCAGCAAGCGCGTGGTGGCGCTGATCAACCGGCGCGCTTATGCCGAACTCGTCCAGGGCGGGCCGATCGACATCGCGATTTCGCCGGCACAGGTATCGATCGGTACACTACTTACCTACGTCCGTCATGGCGATGTGGCACAGGTTCACAGCTTGCGCCGTGGTGCTGCCGAAGCGCTCGAGATCGTCGCACACGGTGAGCAGAAGAATTCGAAAGTGGTTGGCCGGCGCATCGGTGAGTTGCCGGAGATTGCGGGCGCATTCATCGCGGCGATCGTACGCGATCTCGACAAGAGCCAGGAGGTCGGCTTTTTCGGCCTGGCTAGACAGAAGCAGATGGGCCACGTACTGATCGCCCACAAGGACGTGATGATCGAGTCCGGAGACCACGTGATCGTCTTCTGCCTCGACAAGAAGGTGGTCAAGCAGGTGGAGAAACTGTTCGCAGTCGGTTTCCATTTCTTCTGA
- a CDS encoding TrkH family potassium uptake protein gives MQRYYPVIRVLSLVICMFGLTMLLPLALSWATQDGAESAFDEAVVLTVGTGLGLWYATRREKRDLTIRDGFLMVALVWTVLPVYAALPLVLQLGASFTDAYFEAVSGLTTTGATVFEGLDAVPVSINFWRCQLVWLGGMGLIVLAVAILPLLGIGGRQMFKAETPGPMKDSKMTPRMAETAKGLWLVYTLISIGCILGYRWAGMSWLDAIMHMFSTMGLGGFSSHDASFGFFDSPTIEAVSIAFMLIAGCNFATHYIVLSGRSLRPYVTDPEAGSFLLVTLGSVVAIAVFLYEHEVYPSFVDALRFSAFNVVSIATTTGYANTDYALWPMFAPLWMLFLSSFATSAGSTGGGIKMIRAIVLYKQVYRELTRAMHPNAVHPIKIGSEVVPPNILFAVLAFGFMYMVCIVSMTLALSFSGLEIITAFSAVVASINNTGPGLGEVGPANNFSGLSDFQTWVCTFAMLLGRLEIFTLLVVMTPAFWRK, from the coding sequence ATGCAACGTTATTATCCGGTGATTCGGGTTCTCTCGCTGGTGATCTGCATGTTTGGCCTGACCATGCTGCTTCCCCTGGCCTTGTCCTGGGCGACGCAGGACGGTGCCGAGAGTGCCTTCGACGAGGCTGTCGTGTTGACGGTCGGGACCGGTCTTGGGTTGTGGTATGCGACTCGCAGGGAAAAGCGTGACCTGACGATTCGCGACGGTTTCCTGATGGTCGCGCTGGTATGGACGGTCTTGCCGGTCTACGCCGCACTGCCCTTGGTCTTACAACTTGGTGCGAGTTTTACGGATGCCTATTTTGAAGCGGTCTCTGGTCTGACCACGACCGGTGCAACGGTTTTCGAGGGACTGGACGCGGTACCTGTGTCGATCAATTTCTGGCGTTGCCAACTGGTCTGGCTCGGAGGCATGGGCTTGATCGTTCTGGCGGTGGCGATCCTGCCCTTACTCGGAATCGGTGGCCGCCAGATGTTCAAGGCGGAAACTCCAGGGCCGATGAAGGACTCGAAAATGACTCCGCGCATGGCTGAAACGGCAAAGGGCCTGTGGTTGGTCTACACATTGATCTCGATCGGCTGCATTCTGGGCTACCGTTGGGCCGGCATGTCCTGGCTCGATGCGATCATGCACATGTTCAGCACCATGGGGCTCGGCGGCTTCTCCAGCCACGACGCGAGCTTCGGATTCTTTGATTCGCCGACGATCGAAGCCGTCAGTATCGCGTTCATGCTGATCGCGGGCTGCAATTTCGCGACCCACTACATCGTTCTTTCAGGTCGTTCGCTGCGCCCTTATGTGACCGATCCGGAAGCCGGGTCCTTTCTCCTGGTCACCCTCGGCAGTGTCGTCGCGATCGCCGTCTTTCTCTATGAGCATGAGGTTTATCCGAGCTTTGTCGATGCGCTCAGGTTTTCCGCCTTCAATGTCGTCTCGATCGCGACGACCACGGGATATGCCAACACTGACTATGCCCTGTGGCCTATGTTTGCTCCGTTGTGGATGTTGTTTCTGTCGAGCTTTGCGACCAGCGCGGGTTCGACAGGGGGTGGTATCAAGATGATCCGGGCCATTGTGCTCTACAAGCAGGTCTACCGCGAACTGACACGCGCCATGCATCCCAACGCCGTGCATCCGATCAAAATCGGCAGCGAAGTGGTGCCTCCCAACATTCTCTTCGCGGTGTTAGCTTTTGGCTTCATGTACATGGTGTGCATTGTCTCGATGACGCTGGCGCTTTCCTTCTCCGGGCTCGAGATCATCACCGCCTTCTCGGCGGTCGTCGCGAGCATCAACAATACTGGGCCAGGTCTCGGCGAAGTCGGTCCGGCGAACAACTTCAGCGGTCTGAGCGACTTCCAGACCTGGGTGTGTACCTTCGCCATGCTGCTTGGGCGCCTCGAAATCTTCACCTTGCTGGTGGTCATGACTCCGGCTTTCTGGCGCAAGTAG
- a CDS encoding uroporphyrinogen decarboxylase encodes MTRPCNDTFLRALLKEPTEYTPVWLMRQAGRYLPEYCETRRRAGSFLQLCKSPAMACEVTLQPLTRYNLDAAILFSDILTVPDAMGLGLYFTDGEGPRFERPLREEWAIRDLTAPDPWDHLRYVMDAVAEIRRALNNTVPLIGFSGSPYTLACYMVEGGASSDYRRIKGMLYDRSDLLHRILSVTADAVSAYLNAQIESGAQAVMIFDSWGGSLSAAAYQEFSLPYLRRIVGSLIRKRAGEYVPSIVFTKGGGLWLESIADIGCDAIGLDWMIDIGDARRRVGQRVALQGNLDPGVLFASPDRIAAEARSVLDSYGPYNTGHVFNLGHGISQFTPPENVAALVDAVHTHSRLLRIKNE; translated from the coding sequence GTGACCCGACCCTGCAACGACACTTTCCTGCGCGCCCTGCTCAAGGAACCGACCGAGTACACCCCGGTCTGGCTGATGCGGCAGGCGGGCCGCTATCTGCCCGAATACTGCGAAACGCGCCGGCGTGCCGGCAGTTTCCTGCAGTTGTGCAAGAGTCCGGCCATGGCCTGCGAGGTCACCCTGCAGCCGCTCACGCGCTACAATCTCGACGCTGCAATCCTTTTCTCGGACATCCTGACGGTGCCCGATGCAATGGGACTCGGGCTTTATTTCACCGACGGTGAAGGACCACGCTTCGAACGTCCGCTGCGCGAGGAATGGGCGATCCGCGATCTGACCGCGCCGGACCCCTGGGATCATCTGCGTTACGTGATGGACGCCGTCGCTGAAATAAGACGGGCGCTGAACAATACCGTGCCGCTGATCGGTTTCTCCGGCAGCCCTTACACTCTCGCCTGTTACATGGTCGAAGGTGGCGCGAGTAGCGATTACCGGCGCATCAAGGGCATGCTCTACGATCGTTCGGACCTGCTGCATCGCATTCTGTCGGTCACTGCCGATGCCGTCAGCGCTTACCTCAATGCCCAGATCGAGTCCGGAGCACAGGCAGTGATGATTTTCGATTCCTGGGGCGGCTCGCTTTCGGCAGCCGCTTATCAGGAATTCTCGTTACCCTACCTGCGACGCATCGTCGGTAGTCTGATCCGCAAACGAGCAGGGGAATATGTTCCGTCGATCGTGTTCACCAAAGGAGGGGGACTGTGGCTGGAATCGATTGCAGACATCGGCTGTGATGCAATCGGCCTCGACTGGATGATCGATATAGGTGACGCGCGCCGGCGGGTGGGTCAGCGGGTCGCCCTGCAAGGCAATCTCGATCCTGGCGTGCTCTTTGCCTCTCCCGATCGGATAGCCGCCGAGGCCAGGAGCGTGCTGGACAGTTACGGTCCGTACAACACCGGTCATGTCTTTAATCTTGGGCACGGGATTTCCCAGTTTACGCCACCCGAAAACGTGGCCGCTCTGGTCGATGCAGTACATACCCATAGCCGTCTCCTGCGTATAAAAAACGAATAA